The Hymenobacter chitinivorans DSM 11115 genome window below encodes:
- a CDS encoding glycoside hydrolase family 13 protein gives MLLLFPADLISSMKFPTFLPLLAGALLATAPQAMATAAAAPTALVAAPAKAAASTRIDPTFWWVGMKNPKLQLLVHSPGIADSKLSLAAYPGVTLEGTQKLESPNYLLVNLTISPEAKPGKLQLSFTGGKTKLKYAYELRQRSTDKSRVQGINSADFIYFLMPDRFANGDPKNDVVKGTKVDHIARDSMYARHGGDLKGIEQHFDYLKSLGVTAIWPTPVTTNDMPKASYHGYALTDYYNCDPRYGTTEEYAQFVQKAHQNGLKVIHDVVLNHMGSYNYLFLDQPAKDWFHQWPTFTRGNYRDGTVNDPYASALDRKMFSTTWFDSTMPDLAQENPLVTNYLIQNFIWWVEYTGLDGYRIDTYPYSDPKFLMDWGKALLDEYPQLGMFGETWMQQAEGVAQQAYWTSNVFPPVDGFKSNLPGAIDFQLKYAIEEALNKDAGWAEGVSKIYYTLQGDWMYQDATRNLIFLDNHDMSRVFSVLGEDVNKLKVALAWLLTERGIPQLYYGTEILMKNFSNPDGLVRSDFPGGWKEDKRNAFTAAGRSPQEQDMFQYVSKLGTYRKAHPVLQTGKLMHFIPEGSVYTYFRYNDQGETVMVMMNTGKEEKTVDTSRFAERLTGYSSGVEVTSGAAVADLKSVKVPAMTALVVELRK, from the coding sequence TTGCTGCTCCTCTTTCCCGCTGACCTGATTTCGTCCATGAAATTCCCAACCTTCCTGCCCCTGCTCGCCGGGGCCCTGCTGGCTACGGCTCCCCAGGCCATGGCCACGGCCGCCGCCGCCCCCACCGCCCTTGTTGCCGCCCCGGCCAAAGCCGCTGCCTCTACCCGCATCGACCCGACTTTTTGGTGGGTGGGCATGAAAAACCCCAAGCTGCAACTGCTCGTGCACAGCCCCGGCATTGCCGACAGCAAGCTGAGCCTGGCTGCCTACCCCGGCGTGACGCTGGAGGGCACCCAAAAGCTGGAAAGCCCGAACTATCTGCTGGTCAACCTCACGATTTCGCCCGAGGCTAAGCCCGGCAAGCTGCAACTGAGCTTCACCGGGGGCAAAACCAAGCTCAAGTACGCTTACGAGCTGCGGCAGCGCAGCACCGACAAAAGCCGGGTGCAGGGCATCAACAGCGCGGACTTTATCTACTTCCTGATGCCGGACCGCTTTGCCAACGGCGACCCGAAAAACGACGTGGTGAAAGGCACCAAGGTAGACCACATTGCCCGCGACTCGATGTACGCCCGCCACGGCGGCGACCTGAAGGGCATTGAGCAGCACTTCGACTACCTCAAGAGCCTGGGCGTCACGGCCATCTGGCCCACGCCGGTGACCACCAACGACATGCCCAAGGCCAGCTACCACGGCTACGCCCTGACCGACTACTACAACTGTGACCCGCGCTACGGCACGACCGAGGAGTACGCCCAGTTTGTGCAGAAGGCCCACCAGAACGGGCTGAAGGTAATTCACGACGTGGTGCTCAACCACATGGGCTCCTACAACTACCTGTTTCTGGACCAGCCCGCCAAAGACTGGTTTCACCAGTGGCCCACCTTCACCCGCGGCAACTACCGGGACGGCACCGTAAATGACCCCTACGCCTCGGCCCTGGACCGCAAGATGTTCAGCACCACCTGGTTCGACTCGACGATGCCCGACCTGGCCCAGGAAAACCCGCTGGTGACCAACTACCTGATTCAGAACTTTATCTGGTGGGTGGAATACACCGGCCTCGACGGCTACCGCATCGACACCTACCCGTATTCCGACCCGAAGTTCCTCATGGACTGGGGCAAGGCCCTGCTGGATGAGTACCCGCAGCTGGGCATGTTCGGCGAAACCTGGATGCAGCAGGCCGAGGGCGTGGCCCAGCAGGCGTACTGGACCAGCAACGTGTTTCCGCCCGTGGATGGCTTCAAAAGCAACCTGCCCGGCGCCATCGACTTCCAGCTCAAGTACGCCATTGAGGAAGCCCTGAACAAGGACGCCGGCTGGGCCGAGGGCGTGTCCAAAATCTACTACACCCTGCAGGGCGACTGGATGTACCAGGATGCCACCCGCAACCTCATCTTCCTCGACAACCACGACATGAGCCGGGTTTTCTCGGTGCTGGGCGAGGACGTGAACAAGCTGAAAGTGGCTTTGGCCTGGCTGCTCACCGAGCGGGGCATTCCGCAGCTCTACTACGGCACCGAGATTCTGATGAAGAACTTTTCCAACCCCGACGGCCTGGTGCGCTCCGACTTCCCCGGCGGCTGGAAAGAAGACAAGCGCAATGCCTTCACCGCCGCCGGCCGCAGCCCGCAGGAGCAGGATATGTTCCAGTACGTGAGCAAGCTGGGCACCTACCGCAAAGCCCACCCCGTGCTGCAAACCGGCAAGCTGATGCACTTCATTCCCGAGGGCAGCGTGTACACCTACTTCCGCTACAACGACCAGGGCGAAACGGTAATGGTAATGATGAACACCGGCAAGGAGGAAAAAACGGTGGACACCAGCCGCTTTGCCGAGCGCCTCACGGGGTACTCGTCGGGCGTGGAGGTGACTTCCGGAGCGGCCGTAGCAGATCTGAAATCCGTGAAGGTGCCGGCCATGACGGCGCTGGTGGTGGAGCTGCGGAAGTAA
- a CDS encoding GxxExxY protein: MTENEIAYVVRGSAFKVHTALGPGLLESVYEAALAYEIRKQGLLAATQVGLPAYYDEVKLELGFRLDLLVEEKVIVEIKSVDALLDVHHKQLLTYQRLSKRKLGLLINFNLPHVKDGIVRIANGL, encoded by the coding sequence ATGACCGAGAACGAAATTGCCTACGTAGTGCGCGGGTCAGCTTTTAAGGTACACACCGCACTAGGCCCCGGACTGCTGGAGTCGGTGTACGAGGCAGCTTTGGCCTACGAAATTCGTAAGCAAGGGCTGCTGGCAGCTACGCAGGTAGGCCTTCCGGCGTACTACGATGAAGTGAAGCTGGAGCTGGGTTTTCGCCTCGACCTGCTGGTGGAAGAGAAAGTAATTGTCGAAATTAAATCAGTCGACGCCTTACTGGACGTGCATCACAAGCAGCTCCTGACTTACCAGCGGCTCTCGAAACGCAAGCTAGGTTTGCTCATCAACTTCAACCTCCCGCACGTCAAAGACGG
- the glgP gene encoding alpha-glucan family phosphorylase translates to MPFQFQPYAPAPEFSTQAAYFSMEFALDQALKTYSGGLGFLAGSHMRSAYELKQNLIGIGMLWSYGYYDQGRNEDQTMRADFRLKSYSFLEDTGLVFPITIHGAEVKVKAMYLAPDTFGTAPMFFLTTDIPENDYISRTITHYLYDADTAARVAQSMVLGIGGGKLLDLLGVQMDTYHLNEGHGLPLAFYLYEKHGRSLAEVQKRLVFTTHTPELAGNEEHPMQLLTDMTFFGTVPADEIRRVARVENETLNYTLTALRFSRKANAVSKVHGQVANEMWGHYEGICPIIPITNSQNGTYWRDAQLHAALEANDDAALKARKRELKKQLFDFVADQTGTLLDPDVLTVVWARRFAGYKRANLILRHFERFAQMVSRQDRPVQVIWAGKPYPKDYGAIGMFNDIIQKTKQFKNCAVLTGYELGLSKLLKTGSDIWLNTPRFPREASGTSGMTAAMNASLSLSIPDGWIPEFVRHGENGFLLPLANLNEPDNVKDDVEARGVLDVLENEILPLYYDEPAKYLEIAKTAMREVEPEFESHRMATEYYQEMYTA, encoded by the coding sequence ATGCCCTTCCAGTTTCAACCATACGCGCCGGCCCCCGAATTCTCCACCCAGGCCGCGTACTTCTCCATGGAGTTTGCCCTCGATCAGGCCCTGAAAACCTACTCGGGCGGCCTGGGCTTCCTGGCCGGCTCCCACATGCGCTCGGCCTACGAGCTCAAGCAAAACCTCATCGGCATCGGCATGCTGTGGAGCTACGGCTACTACGACCAGGGCCGCAACGAGGACCAGACCATGCGGGCCGACTTTCGCCTCAAGTCCTACTCTTTCCTCGAAGACACCGGCCTGGTGTTTCCCATCACCATCCACGGGGCCGAGGTGAAAGTGAAGGCTATGTACCTGGCCCCCGACACGTTCGGCACGGCCCCGATGTTCTTTCTGACCACCGACATTCCCGAAAACGACTACATTTCCCGCACCATTACCCACTACCTCTACGACGCCGACACGGCCGCCCGGGTGGCGCAGTCGATGGTGCTGGGCATCGGCGGTGGCAAGCTGCTCGATTTGCTGGGCGTGCAGATGGACACGTATCATCTGAACGAAGGCCACGGCCTGCCGCTGGCGTTTTACCTCTACGAAAAGCACGGCCGCAGCCTGGCGGAAGTGCAGAAGCGCCTGGTATTCACCACCCACACGCCCGAGCTGGCCGGCAACGAGGAGCACCCCATGCAGCTGCTCACCGACATGACCTTCTTCGGCACGGTGCCCGCCGACGAAATCCGCCGGGTGGCCCGGGTGGAGAACGAGACGCTGAACTACACGCTCACCGCCCTGCGCTTCTCGCGCAAAGCCAACGCCGTATCGAAAGTGCACGGGCAGGTGGCCAACGAAATGTGGGGCCACTACGAAGGCATCTGCCCGATTATCCCGATTACCAACTCCCAGAACGGCACCTACTGGCGCGACGCCCAGCTGCACGCCGCCCTGGAAGCCAACGACGACGCGGCCCTGAAAGCCCGGAAGCGGGAGCTCAAAAAGCAGCTCTTCGACTTCGTAGCCGACCAGACCGGCACCCTGCTCGACCCCGACGTGCTGACCGTGGTGTGGGCCCGCCGCTTTGCCGGCTACAAGCGCGCCAACCTGATTCTGCGCCACTTCGAGCGGTTTGCCCAGATGGTGAGCCGCCAGGACCGCCCCGTGCAGGTTATCTGGGCCGGCAAGCCCTACCCCAAGGACTACGGCGCCATCGGCATGTTCAACGACATCATTCAGAAAACCAAGCAGTTCAAGAACTGCGCCGTGCTGACGGGCTACGAGCTGGGCCTCTCCAAGCTGCTCAAAACCGGCTCCGACATCTGGCTCAACACGCCCCGCTTCCCCCGCGAAGCTTCCGGTACCAGCGGCATGACGGCCGCCATGAACGCCAGCCTCAGCCTGAGCATCCCCGACGGCTGGATTCCGGAGTTTGTGCGCCACGGTGAAAACGGCTTCCTGCTGCCCCTGGCCAACCTCAACGAGCCCGACAACGTGAAGGACGACGTGGAAGCCCGCGGCGTGCTCGACGTGCTGGAAAACGAAATCCTGCCGCTCTACTACGACGAGCCGGCCAAGTACCTGGAAATTGCCAAAACCGCCATGCGCGAAGTCGAGCCTGAGTTCGAGTCGCACCGCATGGCGACGGAGTACTACCAGGAAATGTACACGGCTTAG